Proteins encoded together in one Micromonospora auratinigra window:
- a CDS encoding NADH-quinone oxidoreductase subunit G produces MTDVAKQTETVTLTIDGVQVTAPKGALLIRVAEQLGTEIPRFCDHPLLAPAGACRQCLVEVEGQRKPVASCTQTVADGMVVRTQLSSPVAKKAQEGVMELLLMNHPLDCPMCDKGGECPLQNQAMSTGRTDSRFHEHKREYPKPLPISTQVLLDRERCVLCQRCTRFSEEIAGDKFIDLMGRSSAEEINIYRDDAYGAESGEDSGDVPFNSYFSGNTVQICPVGALTGSQYRFRARPFDLVSSPSVCEHCSAGCAQRTDWRRGKVLRRLAGDDPAVNEEWNCDKGRWGFQYARAFDRLSTPLVRDETTGELREASWSEALTRAAEGLRAARDGEHGTAVLTGGRLTVEDAYAYAKFARVALHTNDIDFRARPVSREEADFLASNVAGVTDTTYTDVENAPAVVLVGLEPEEECPILFLRLRKAYLKKKLTVYAIAPFATRGLEKLGAKLARVVPGEEASVLAEHATVAEALSQPGAILLVGERLGAVPGGLSAAADVARRTGAKLAWVPRRAGDRGAVDAGCLPNLLPGGRLVTEPAGRAELGEAWDIPAGVIPSQAGRDTDAILTAAADGRLGALVVAGVDPADLADPRLAEAALDAVPFLVSLELRMSAVARRADVVLPVAPVVEKDGSFLDWEGRLRPFDAVLETESMTDGRVLDALAAQLDVALGTGDVMSVRRELGALPPTRVDRPGAPAVEPVAVPQPGAGEAVLATWHQLVDLGSLTDGDEDLAGTARPPVVRLGKGTAEALGVADGDPVTVGTDRGAVTLPAALTEMPDGVVWLPTNSPGSTVRRSLGATSGAVVKVSAGAAVPAARVAADEAGRPGPLLNAGGVQ; encoded by the coding sequence ATGACCGACGTAGCCAAGCAGACCGAGACCGTCACGCTCACCATCGACGGCGTCCAGGTCACCGCCCCCAAGGGGGCGCTGCTGATCCGGGTCGCCGAGCAGTTGGGCACCGAGATCCCCCGGTTCTGCGACCACCCGCTGCTGGCCCCGGCCGGCGCCTGCCGGCAGTGCCTGGTGGAGGTGGAGGGCCAGCGCAAGCCGGTCGCCTCCTGCACCCAGACCGTCGCCGACGGCATGGTGGTCCGCACCCAGCTCTCCTCTCCGGTCGCCAAGAAGGCGCAGGAGGGGGTAATGGAGCTGCTGCTGATGAACCACCCGCTCGACTGCCCGATGTGTGACAAGGGCGGCGAGTGCCCGCTGCAGAACCAGGCGATGTCCACCGGCCGCACGGACTCGCGCTTCCACGAGCACAAGCGGGAGTACCCGAAGCCGCTGCCGATCAGCACCCAGGTGCTGCTCGACCGTGAGCGCTGCGTGCTCTGCCAGCGCTGCACCCGGTTCTCCGAGGAGATCGCCGGCGACAAGTTCATCGACCTGATGGGCCGGTCGTCCGCCGAGGAGATCAACATCTACCGGGACGACGCGTACGGCGCGGAGTCCGGTGAGGACAGCGGGGACGTCCCGTTCAACTCCTACTTCTCCGGCAACACCGTGCAGATCTGCCCAGTGGGCGCGCTGACCGGATCGCAGTACCGGTTCCGGGCCCGCCCGTTCGACCTGGTCTCCAGCCCGAGCGTCTGCGAGCACTGCTCGGCCGGCTGCGCCCAGCGCACCGACTGGCGGCGCGGCAAGGTGCTGCGCCGGCTGGCCGGCGACGACCCGGCGGTGAACGAGGAGTGGAACTGCGACAAGGGCCGCTGGGGCTTCCAGTACGCCCGGGCCTTCGACCGGCTCAGCACCCCGCTGGTCCGCGACGAGACGACCGGTGAGCTGCGCGAGGCCTCCTGGAGCGAGGCGCTCACCCGGGCCGCCGAGGGGCTGCGCGCGGCCCGGGACGGCGAGCACGGCACGGCGGTGCTCACCGGCGGCCGGCTGACCGTCGAGGACGCCTACGCGTACGCCAAGTTCGCCCGGGTCGCCCTGCACACCAACGACATCGACTTCCGGGCCCGGCCGGTCTCCCGCGAGGAGGCCGACTTCCTGGCCAGCAACGTCGCCGGGGTGACCGACACGACCTACACGGACGTGGAGAACGCGCCCGCGGTGGTGCTGGTCGGCCTGGAGCCGGAGGAGGAGTGCCCGATCCTCTTCCTGCGGCTGCGCAAGGCGTACCTGAAGAAGAAGCTCACCGTGTACGCGATCGCGCCGTTCGCCACCCGCGGCCTGGAGAAGCTCGGGGCCAAGCTGGCCCGGGTGGTGCCGGGCGAGGAGGCGTCGGTGCTCGCCGAGCACGCCACCGTGGCCGAGGCGCTCAGCCAGCCGGGGGCGATCCTGCTCGTCGGCGAGCGGCTGGGCGCGGTGCCCGGCGGCCTCTCCGCCGCGGCGGACGTGGCCCGGCGTACCGGGGCGAAGCTGGCCTGGGTGCCGCGGCGCGCGGGTGACCGCGGCGCGGTCGACGCGGGCTGCCTGCCCAACCTGCTGCCCGGCGGCCGGCTGGTGACCGAGCCGGCGGGCCGCGCCGAGCTCGGCGAGGCCTGGGACATCCCGGCCGGGGTCATCCCGAGCCAGGCCGGTCGGGACACCGACGCCATCCTCACCGCGGCGGCCGACGGCCGGCTCGGTGCCCTGGTGGTGGCCGGTGTCGACCCGGCCGACCTGGCCGACCCGCGGTTGGCCGAGGCGGCCCTCGACGCGGTGCCGTTCCTGGTCAGCCTGGAGTTGCGGATGAGCGCGGTGGCCCGCCGGGCCGACGTGGTCCTCCCGGTCGCGCCGGTGGTCGAGAAGGACGGCAGCTTCCTGGACTGGGAGGGGCGGCTGCGTCCCTTCGACGCCGTGCTGGAGACCGAGTCGATGACCGACGGTCGGGTGCTCGACGCGCTCGCCGCGCAGCTCGACGTCGCGCTCGGCACCGGCGACGTGATGAGCGTCCGGCGGGAGCTGGGCGCGCTGCCGCCGACCCGGGTCGACCGTCCGGGCGCGCCGGCCGTCGAGCCGGTGGCCGTCCCGCAGCCCGGTGCCGGGGAGGCCGTGCTGGCCACCTGGCACCAGCTGGTCGACCTGGGCAGCCTCACCGACGGCGACGAGGACCTCGCCGGCACCGCCCGTCCGCCGGTGGTCCGGCTGGGCAAGGGCACCGCCGAGGCGCTCGGCGTGGCCGACGGCGACCCGGTGACCGTGGGCACCGACCGCGGTGCGGTCACCCTGCCGGCGGCGCTCACCGAGATGCCGGACGGCGTCGTCTGGCTGCCGACCAACTCACCCGGCTCGACCGTACGGCGCAGCCTCGGCGCGACGTCCGGCGCGGTCGTCAAGGTCTCCGCCGGCGCGGCCGTCCCGGCCGCACGGGTCGCCGCGGACGAGGCCGGTCGCCCGGGTCCGCTCCTCAACGCTGGGGGTGTTCAATGA
- a CDS encoding NADH-quinone oxidoreductase subunit J, translating into MTTQTVLAETASVGGGEAVTFWILAPLALIGAIGMVWARNAVHSALWLVLTMLCLGVFYVLQAGPFIGMVQIIVYTGAIMMLFLFVLMLVGRDSSDSLIETLRGQRTAAIVLALGFAGLVGTGLYRALDGVRAVGLDKPNAEGNVQGIARLLFTKYVFAFELTSALLITAAVGAMVLAHVERRKEDRMDQVATMKARFRPGNYPGPKPGPGVFATSSSVATPARLPDGRLTDRSIPEILPVRELTAEETSLKGTDKK; encoded by the coding sequence ATGACCACGCAGACGGTGCTCGCCGAGACGGCCTCGGTGGGCGGCGGCGAGGCGGTGACCTTCTGGATCCTCGCCCCGCTGGCGCTCATCGGCGCGATCGGCATGGTGTGGGCGCGCAACGCGGTGCACTCGGCGCTCTGGCTGGTGCTGACGATGCTCTGCCTGGGCGTGTTCTACGTCCTGCAGGCCGGGCCGTTCATCGGCATGGTCCAGATCATCGTCTACACCGGCGCGATCATGATGCTCTTCCTGTTCGTGCTGATGCTGGTCGGCCGGGACTCGTCCGACTCGCTGATCGAGACGCTGCGCGGGCAGCGGACGGCGGCGATCGTGCTGGCCCTCGGCTTCGCCGGCCTGGTCGGCACCGGCCTCTACCGGGCGCTCGACGGCGTCCGGGCGGTCGGCCTGGACAAGCCGAACGCCGAGGGCAACGTGCAGGGCATCGCCCGGCTGCTCTTCACCAAGTACGTCTTCGCCTTCGAGCTGACCTCGGCGCTGCTGATCACGGCGGCCGTCGGGGCGATGGTGCTGGCGCACGTGGAGCGGCGCAAGGAGGACCGGATGGACCAGGTCGCCACCATGAAGGCCCGGTTCCGCCCCGGCAACTACCCCGGTCCGAAGCCCGGCCCGGGTGTCTTCGCCACCTCCAGCTCGGTGGCCACGCCGGCCCGCCTCCCCGACGGCCGGCTCACCGACCGCAGCATCCCGGAGATCCTGCCGGTGCGTGAGCTGACCGCCGAGGAGACCTCGCTGAAGGGGACGGACAAGAAATGA
- the nuoI gene encoding NADH-quinone oxidoreductase subunit NuoI, with amino-acid sequence MGAITGTFKGFGVTFSHMFKKVVTTDYPFKPPVSAPRYHGRHILNRHPDGLEKCIGCELCAWACPADAIYVEGGDNTEEQRFSPGERYASVYQINYARCIFCGLCIEACPTRSLTMSNEYELARDNRQDLIFTKEQLLAPLLEGMEQPPHPMRLGESEKDYYVGGLTNPGTSAGAEHSANNPGRYQLDETPGVTFPGAEQAAQRVAAGKGDTA; translated from the coding sequence GTGGGCGCGATCACCGGAACGTTCAAGGGCTTCGGGGTCACCTTCTCGCACATGTTCAAGAAGGTCGTCACCACCGACTACCCGTTCAAGCCGCCGGTCTCGGCGCCGCGCTACCACGGGCGGCACATCCTCAACCGGCACCCGGACGGGCTGGAGAAGTGCATCGGCTGTGAGCTGTGCGCCTGGGCCTGCCCGGCCGACGCGATCTACGTGGAGGGTGGCGACAACACCGAGGAGCAGCGCTTCTCCCCGGGTGAGCGGTACGCCAGCGTCTACCAGATCAACTACGCCCGGTGCATCTTCTGCGGGCTCTGCATCGAGGCCTGCCCGACCCGTTCGCTCACCATGAGCAACGAGTACGAGCTGGCCCGGGACAACCGGCAGGACCTGATCTTCACCAAGGAGCAGCTGCTCGCGCCGCTGCTCGAAGGTATGGAGCAGCCGCCGCACCCGATGCGGCTGGGCGAGAGCGAGAAGGACTACTACGTCGGCGGGCTGACCAACCCGGGCACCTCCGCCGGCGCCGAGCACTCGGCCAACAACCCGGGCCGGTACCAGCTCGACGAGACCCCCGGCGTCACCTTCCCGGGCGCCGAGCAGGCGGCCCAGCGGGTGGCGGCAGGCAAGGGAGACACGGCATGA
- the nuoH gene encoding NADH-quinone oxidoreductase subunit NuoH: protein MSTVLAAAQDPTLADFGKDPWWLVLIKIVFAFVFGLLATLLGVWFERRVVGRMAVRPGPNQVGPFGLLQTLADGLKMAFKEDILPKAADKVVYFFAPTISVICAVTALSVVPFGPKVSIFGHWTPLQVTDVSVAVLVLLACSSMGIYGIVLGGWASGSTYPLLGGLRSSAQMISYEVAMGLSIVAVFMTAGTMSTSGIVAAQAHGSKLDILGANVTAPGWYAILLLPSFIIFFIATVGETNRAPFDLPEAESELVAGFMTEYSSLKFALFMLSEYVSMVTMSAVTTTLFLGGWRAPAPITTFWAGANSGWWPMLWFFGKVLILVFVFVWLRGTLPRLRYDQFMRFGWKVLLPINLVWILVLAGLRSIEDWDRPQRLLATGIGAGVLLLATLLWPSRKKEPKPTPQEQANSRPHGSFPLPPMDLQVPPSPRTKRVVAEREPANVVAGSDSREV, encoded by the coding sequence ATGAGCACGGTCCTCGCGGCCGCGCAGGATCCGACGCTGGCCGACTTCGGCAAGGACCCGTGGTGGCTGGTCCTGATCAAGATCGTCTTCGCCTTCGTCTTCGGCCTGCTGGCCACGCTGCTCGGCGTCTGGTTCGAGCGCCGGGTGGTCGGCCGGATGGCGGTGCGGCCCGGCCCCAACCAGGTCGGCCCGTTCGGCCTGCTGCAGACCCTGGCCGACGGCCTGAAGATGGCCTTCAAGGAGGACATCCTCCCGAAGGCCGCCGACAAGGTCGTCTACTTCTTCGCGCCGACCATCTCGGTGATCTGCGCGGTCACCGCGCTGTCGGTGGTCCCGTTCGGGCCGAAGGTCAGCATCTTCGGGCACTGGACGCCGCTCCAGGTCACCGACGTGTCGGTGGCGGTGCTGGTGCTGCTGGCCTGCTCCTCGATGGGCATCTACGGCATCGTGCTCGGCGGCTGGGCCTCCGGCTCGACCTACCCGCTCCTCGGTGGCCTGCGCTCCAGCGCCCAGATGATCTCGTACGAGGTCGCCATGGGGCTGAGCATCGTGGCGGTCTTCATGACCGCCGGCACGATGTCCACCAGCGGGATCGTCGCCGCCCAGGCGCACGGCTCGAAGCTGGACATCCTCGGCGCGAACGTGACCGCCCCCGGCTGGTACGCGATCCTGCTCCTGCCCAGCTTCATCATCTTCTTCATCGCCACGGTCGGTGAGACCAACCGGGCGCCGTTCGACCTGCCCGAGGCGGAGTCGGAGCTGGTCGCGGGCTTCATGACCGAGTACAGCTCGCTGAAGTTCGCGCTCTTCATGCTCTCCGAGTACGTCTCGATGGTGACCATGTCCGCGGTCACCACGACGCTCTTCCTGGGCGGCTGGCGGGCCCCGGCCCCGATCACCACCTTCTGGGCCGGCGCCAACTCCGGCTGGTGGCCGATGCTCTGGTTCTTCGGCAAGGTGCTGATCCTGGTCTTCGTCTTCGTCTGGCTGCGGGGCACCCTGCCCCGGCTCCGGTACGACCAGTTCATGCGCTTCGGCTGGAAGGTCCTGCTCCCGATCAACCTGGTCTGGATCCTGGTCCTGGCCGGGCTGCGCTCGATCGAGGACTGGGACCGGCCGCAGCGGCTGCTGGCCACCGGCATCGGCGCGGGCGTCCTGCTGCTGGCGACGCTGCTCTGGCCGAGCCGCAAGAAGGAGCCGAAGCCGACCCCGCAGGAACAGGCCAACAGCCGGCCGCACGGCAGCTTCCCGCTGCCCCCGATGGACCTGCAGGTACCACCGAGCCCGCGCACCAAGCGCGTGGTCGCCGAGCGGGAGCCGGCCAACGTCGTCGCCGGCTCGGACTCCAGGGAGGTGTGA
- the nuoF gene encoding NADH-quinone oxidoreductase subunit NuoF, producing MTTPRPETLAKLTPVLTKRWLSPDAWRIGTYEKLDGYAALRKAVKAHPDDLIQLIKDSGLRGRGGAGFPTGLKWGFIPQGDGKPHYLVVNADEGEPGTCKDLPLMTHDPHSLVEGVIIASYAIRANRAYIYIRGEAVHAARRLRNAVQEAYAKGYLGRNILGSGFDLELVVHSGAGAYICGEETALLDSLEGFRGQPRLRPPFPATHGLYASPTVVNNVGTIASVPYIVLGGADWWKTMGTEKSSGPMIYSLSGRIANPGQYEASMGITLRELIELAGGMQPGHELRFWTPGGSSTPLLTAEHLDVPLDFEGVAAAGSILGTTATQIFSDQDCPVYATYRWLEFYHHESCGKCTPCREGNYWMVRVYRRILAGQGTHEDLDTLLDTCDNILGRSFCGLGDGATSSVTSSLKYFKQDYLDYIEGRTAPKLSDKQLVGAH from the coding sequence GTGACCACTCCTCGGCCGGAGACGCTGGCCAAGCTGACGCCGGTGCTGACCAAGCGCTGGCTGTCGCCGGACGCCTGGCGGATCGGCACCTACGAGAAGCTGGACGGCTACGCCGCCCTGCGCAAGGCGGTCAAGGCCCACCCGGACGACCTGATCCAGCTGATCAAGGACTCGGGGCTGCGCGGCCGGGGCGGCGCGGGCTTCCCGACCGGTCTCAAGTGGGGCTTCATCCCGCAGGGCGACGGCAAGCCGCACTACCTGGTGGTCAACGCCGACGAGGGCGAGCCGGGCACCTGCAAGGACCTGCCGCTGATGACGCACGACCCGCACTCGCTGGTCGAGGGCGTCATCATCGCCTCGTACGCGATCCGGGCCAACCGGGCGTACATCTACATCCGCGGTGAGGCGGTGCACGCCGCCCGACGGCTGCGCAACGCGGTCCAGGAGGCGTACGCCAAGGGCTACCTCGGGCGGAACATCCTCGGCTCCGGGTTCGACCTGGAGCTGGTGGTGCACTCGGGCGCCGGGGCGTACATCTGCGGTGAGGAGACCGCGCTGCTGGACTCGCTGGAGGGCTTCCGGGGCCAGCCCCGGCTGCGCCCGCCGTTCCCGGCGACCCACGGCCTGTACGCCAGCCCGACCGTGGTCAACAACGTCGGCACCATCGCCAGCGTCCCGTACATCGTGCTGGGCGGCGCCGACTGGTGGAAGACCATGGGCACGGAGAAGTCGTCCGGTCCGATGATCTACTCGCTCTCCGGCCGGATCGCCAACCCCGGCCAGTACGAGGCCTCGATGGGGATCACCCTGCGCGAGCTGATCGAGCTGGCCGGCGGCATGCAGCCCGGACACGAGCTGCGGTTCTGGACCCCGGGCGGGTCGTCCACGCCGCTGCTCACCGCCGAGCACCTGGACGTGCCGCTGGACTTCGAGGGGGTGGCGGCGGCCGGCTCGATCCTGGGCACCACGGCCACCCAGATCTTCTCCGACCAGGACTGCCCGGTCTACGCGACCTACCGGTGGCTGGAGTTCTACCACCACGAGTCGTGCGGCAAGTGCACCCCGTGCCGCGAGGGCAACTACTGGATGGTCCGGGTCTACCGGCGCATCCTCGCCGGCCAGGGCACCCACGAGGACCTGGACACCCTGCTCGACACCTGCGACAACATCCTCGGCCGCTCGTTCTGCGGCCTGGGTGACGGTGCGACCAGCTCGGTGACCTCGTCGCTGAAGTACTTCAAGCAGGACTACCTCGACTACATCGAGGGACGTACCGCACCGAAGCTGTCGGACAAGCAGCTGGTGGGAGCGCACTGA
- the nuoE gene encoding NADH-quinone oxidoreductase subunit NuoE, whose product MSVFTEETRGRAREIIARYPADRSRSALLPLLHLVQSEEGYVSPAGVEFCAEVLGLNKAQVGAVATFYTMYKRKPTGDYLVSVCTNTMCNVLGGQEVYDTLAEHLGVGHDETTADGKITLEHAECLAACDYGPVMTVNYDFFDNIEPQAALGVVEELRAGGRPMPTRGARLCTLKEMAVQLAGFADEREGAVADGGPGEPSLRGLRLAEQHGIAVPGFDPNTPIRSKAEADRAAAEAKAKADAAKPAPAAEPAKPAPAAEPARPEAVTGSTAPDVKAPDDKSPQVRTAETRQPDAGTAVPDAPGSKVPVDTTAPSPRDAQAAEAAGTAANAPAGDGKPAGDEAGAQQRNLKEAEAGAGANGAGPAVASETGVQK is encoded by the coding sequence ATGAGCGTTTTCACTGAAGAGACCCGGGGTCGGGCGCGGGAGATCATCGCCCGGTACCCGGCGGACCGGTCCCGCTCGGCGCTGCTGCCGCTGCTGCACCTGGTCCAGTCCGAGGAGGGCTACGTCTCCCCGGCCGGTGTCGAGTTCTGCGCCGAGGTGCTCGGCCTGAACAAGGCCCAGGTCGGTGCGGTGGCCACCTTCTACACCATGTACAAGCGCAAGCCCACCGGCGACTACCTGGTCAGCGTCTGCACCAACACGATGTGCAACGTGCTGGGCGGCCAGGAGGTCTACGACACCCTGGCCGAGCACCTGGGCGTCGGGCACGACGAGACCACCGCCGACGGGAAGATCACCCTGGAGCACGCCGAGTGCCTGGCGGCGTGCGACTACGGCCCGGTGATGACGGTCAACTACGACTTCTTCGACAACATCGAGCCGCAGGCCGCGCTCGGCGTCGTCGAGGAGTTGCGGGCCGGCGGCCGGCCGATGCCGACCCGGGGTGCCCGGCTCTGCACGCTCAAGGAGATGGCCGTCCAGCTCGCCGGCTTCGCCGACGAGCGCGAGGGCGCGGTGGCCGACGGCGGGCCGGGCGAGCCGAGCCTGCGCGGTCTGCGCCTGGCCGAGCAGCACGGCATCGCGGTGCCGGGCTTCGACCCGAACACCCCGATCCGCAGCAAGGCCGAGGCCGACAGGGCCGCCGCCGAGGCCAAGGCGAAGGCCGATGCCGCCAAGCCGGCCCCCGCCGCCGAACCGGCCAAGCCGGCTCCGGCCGCCGAACCGGCCAGGCCCGAGGCGGTCACCGGCAGCACCGCGCCGGACGTGAAGGCGCCGGACGACAAGTCGCCGCAGGTGCGTACCGCCGAGACCCGGCAGCCGGACGCGGGCACCGCGGTGCCGGACGCCCCGGGCAGCAAGGTCCCGGTCGACACCACCGCGCCGTCGCCCCGCGACGCGCAGGCGGCCGAGGCCGCCGGCACGGCCGCGAACGCGCCGGCCGGGGACGGCAAGCCGGCCGGCGACGAGGCCGGGGCGCAGCAGCGCAACCTCAAGGAAGCGGAGGCCGGGGCGGGCGCCAACGGCGCGGGCCCGGCGGTCGCGAGCGAAACGGGGGTCCAGAAGTGA
- the nuoK gene encoding NADH-quinone oxidoreductase subunit NuoK, whose translation MNSFFSVEPTYYLVLAAVLFTIGAVGVLVRRNAIVLFMCVELMLNAANLTLVTFSRINGDLNGQIMAFFVMVVAAAEVVVGLAIIMSIFRTRRSASVDDANLLKY comes from the coding sequence ATGAACTCGTTCTTCTCGGTCGAGCCGACCTACTACCTCGTCCTCGCCGCGGTGCTCTTCACCATCGGCGCGGTCGGGGTGCTGGTCCGGCGGAACGCGATCGTGCTGTTCATGTGCGTCGAGCTGATGCTCAACGCGGCGAACCTGACGCTGGTCACCTTCAGCCGGATCAACGGCGACCTGAACGGCCAGATCATGGCGTTCTTCGTGATGGTGGTGGCGGCGGCCGAGGTGGTGGTCGGGCTCGCGATCATCATGTCGATCTTCCGGACCCGGCGCTCGGCGAGCGTCGACGACGCCAACCTGCTGAAGTACTGA